A window of Mycobacteriales bacterium contains these coding sequences:
- a CDS encoding AMP-binding protein yields the protein MTDTATPPPSQASRIAAVAQERPDAAGYLQVRLDGSEEAVTFSWLDRRSSQLAGALAERGVGHGDRLALGLRNSPQFALAAFAAWKLGAVPVPVRWDLPDWELTRLREVIDAPVFFTTDDIPWIDETADRPVPELADTVSPHLQGICSSGSTGTPKIILSAMPGVFNPLYSTPMADNWMPIPRPQRILVLAPMYHVNAFSALHNLLAGDDLVVLERFDAARAVELIEKHRITTFTATPTMLQRMADVPGVDDRDLSSIVWIQQGAAPMPPSLVHRWAGLVGPEKIVMAYGMTEAVGITALRGDEWLKHEGSVGVGMRGTEVRVLDDAGNDLPVGEIGEIYMRAPSYGGSTYVGDVPQLRETPDGFRTVGDMGYLDDDGYLYVADRRVDMIISGGANVFPAEVEHALIDHPKIADVVVVGLRDPQWGRRVHAIIEPAVVTDPPSPDEVIAYAKSRLAAYKVPKTVEIVESMPRSEATKVNRSRLVEARGG from the coding sequence GTGACCGACACCGCAACGCCGCCCCCGTCACAGGCGTCGCGCATCGCGGCCGTCGCGCAGGAGCGGCCGGATGCGGCCGGCTATCTGCAGGTGCGACTCGACGGCAGCGAGGAGGCGGTGACGTTCTCCTGGCTCGATCGACGATCCAGCCAGCTTGCCGGCGCGCTCGCCGAGCGCGGGGTCGGTCACGGTGACCGGCTCGCCCTCGGCCTGCGCAACTCCCCACAGTTCGCCCTGGCGGCGTTCGCCGCATGGAAGCTGGGAGCGGTCCCCGTCCCGGTTCGCTGGGACCTGCCGGACTGGGAGCTGACGCGGCTGCGCGAGGTGATCGACGCGCCGGTGTTCTTCACGACCGACGACATCCCGTGGATCGACGAAACCGCCGATCGGCCGGTGCCCGAGCTTGCGGACACGGTCTCGCCGCATCTGCAGGGGATCTGCAGCAGCGGCTCCACGGGTACGCCGAAGATCATTCTCAGCGCCATGCCGGGGGTGTTCAACCCGCTCTACAGCACGCCGATGGCCGACAACTGGATGCCGATCCCGCGCCCGCAACGGATCCTGGTGCTCGCGCCGATGTATCACGTGAACGCCTTCAGCGCGCTGCACAACCTGCTCGCCGGTGACGACCTCGTCGTGCTGGAGAGGTTCGACGCCGCCCGAGCCGTCGAGCTGATCGAGAAGCATCGCATCACGACCTTCACCGCGACGCCGACGATGCTGCAGCGGATGGCCGACGTACCCGGTGTCGACGACCGCGACCTGTCGAGCATCGTGTGGATCCAGCAGGGCGCCGCGCCGATGCCGCCGTCGTTGGTGCATCGCTGGGCAGGGCTGGTCGGGCCGGAGAAGATCGTCATGGCCTACGGGATGACCGAGGCGGTCGGCATCACTGCACTGCGTGGCGACGAGTGGCTCAAGCACGAGGGCAGCGTCGGCGTCGGCATGCGCGGCACTGAGGTTCGCGTTCTCGACGACGCCGGCAACGACCTTCCTGTCGGTGAGATTGGTGAGATCTACATGCGGGCGCCGTCGTACGGCGGATCGACGTACGTCGGCGACGTGCCCCAGCTGCGGGAGACGCCGGACGGCTTCCGGACCGTCGGCGACATGGGCTACCTCGACGACGACGGCTACCTCTACGTCGCGGATCGCCGGGTCGACATGATCATCAGCGGCGGCGCGAACGTCTTCCCCGCCGAGGTCGAGCACGCCCTGATCGACCACCCGAAGATCGCCGACGTCGTGGTGGTCGGGCTGCGTGACCCGCAGTGGGGGCGACGCGTGCACGCCATCATCGAGCCCGCGGTGGTCACCGACCCGCCGTCGCCGGACGAGGTCATCGCATACGCCAAGTCGCGGCTCGCGGCGTACAAGGTCCCGAAGACCGTCGAGATCGTCGAGTCGATGCCGCGGAGCGAGGCAACCAAGGTCAACCGGTCCCGGCTCGTGGAGGCGCGCGGTGGATGA
- a CDS encoding thiolase family protein: protein MTFARNQVAIAGYAQSVIERHSALPLGALAVQTARAAIADAGLQVAQVDGFVTGSLFPTAGAHLVEDGRTVVTADWLAQHLGAHPRYAAGFQGFGQIPGSVAMAVNAIVSGSADYVLVHRALHNPQGSYHANPMTEIAGPLQWTGPLGFFGPISMIGLTYNEYLQRYSAPREAMAHVVVEARKNGSRLPWSCWHGKPVSIEDYLAAPLISDPICRYDCDLPIDGVAAFVLTSAERARDLPHRPVYVTGIASGQPNRRRLPTHWPLDDVMAVGADVARRLWESSGLGHDDVDLPQLYDGFSPFVYFWLECLGFCPVGTAHELAASGGLDADSPDGLPVLSGGGALGNGRMHGVPQMLECYLQLSGRAAGRQRPGASVGLACHASPHLGGAVVYSSESAL, encoded by the coding sequence ATGACATTCGCCCGCAACCAGGTTGCGATCGCCGGCTACGCCCAGAGCGTGATCGAGCGGCACAGCGCGCTGCCGCTCGGGGCGCTGGCGGTGCAGACCGCGCGCGCCGCCATTGCGGACGCCGGTCTGCAGGTTGCGCAGGTCGACGGCTTCGTCACCGGCAGCCTGTTCCCGACCGCCGGCGCCCACCTGGTCGAGGACGGCCGGACGGTCGTGACCGCCGACTGGCTCGCGCAGCACCTCGGCGCTCACCCGCGTTACGCGGCAGGCTTCCAGGGCTTCGGCCAGATTCCCGGCTCGGTCGCAATGGCGGTCAACGCGATCGTCTCGGGATCAGCGGACTACGTGCTTGTCCATCGTGCGCTGCACAACCCGCAGGGCAGCTATCACGCCAACCCGATGACCGAGATCGCCGGTCCGTTGCAATGGACCGGCCCGCTCGGCTTCTTCGGTCCGATCTCGATGATCGGCCTGACCTACAACGAATACCTGCAGCGCTACTCGGCGCCGCGGGAGGCGATGGCACACGTTGTCGTCGAGGCTCGTAAGAACGGCTCGCGCCTGCCGTGGTCCTGCTGGCACGGCAAGCCGGTCTCGATCGAGGACTACCTTGCCGCACCGCTGATCAGCGACCCGATCTGCCGGTACGACTGCGACCTGCCGATCGACGGCGTCGCGGCGTTCGTGCTGACCTCGGCAGAGCGGGCGCGTGACCTGCCGCACCGGCCGGTCTACGTCACCGGCATCGCATCCGGCCAGCCGAACCGGCGACGGCTGCCGACGCACTGGCCGCTCGACGACGTCATGGCGGTCGGCGCCGACGTGGCGCGCCGGCTGTGGGAGAGCTCCGGGCTCGGTCACGACGACGTCGACCTGCCGCAGCTCTACGACGGGTTCTCGCCGTTCGTCTACTTCTGGCTGGAGTGTCTCGGCTTCTGCCCCGTCGGAACGGCGCACGAGCTCGCCGCCTCGGGCGGCCTCGACGCCGACTCGCCTGATGGCCTTCCGGTGCTCTCCGGCGGCGGCGCGTTGGGCAACGGCCGGATGCACGGCGTACCGCAGATGCTCGAGTGCTACCTGCAGCTGTCGGGTCGCGCCGCCGGCCGGCAGCGGCCGGGCGCTAGCGTCGGGCTTGCCTGCCATGCCTCGCCGCACCTGGGCGGGGCCGTCGTCTACTCCTCGGAGTCCGCCTTATGA
- a CDS encoding ABC transporter ATP-binding protein, translating into MTSALAVRNVDFSYGRLQVLFDVSLAVAPGEALALLGTNGAGKSTLLRVAAGLERPSRGRVELSARDVSATSAEQRVRDGLALVPGGRAIFGDLTVAENLQMAGFVLRRDTRQLKARLDDAYAIFPRIAERRDQRAGTLSGGEQQQLALCKALILRPTVLCIDELSLGLAPTVVATLLESLESIRATGVALVLVEQSLNVAASICERAVFMEKGAIRFEGRTADLIERDDLARAVFLGATPTESPAPRQRSRRTTRAATKKPAR; encoded by the coding sequence ATGACGAGCGCTCTCGCGGTGCGCAACGTCGACTTCTCCTACGGGCGTCTCCAGGTGCTTTTCGACGTGTCGCTGGCGGTCGCCCCCGGTGAAGCCCTCGCGTTGCTCGGCACCAATGGCGCGGGCAAGTCGACGCTGCTGCGGGTCGCGGCGGGGCTCGAGCGGCCGAGCCGCGGCCGGGTCGAGCTGTCGGCCCGTGACGTCAGCGCAACTTCGGCCGAGCAGCGAGTGCGAGACGGCCTGGCCCTCGTCCCGGGCGGAAGGGCGATCTTCGGCGATCTCACCGTCGCGGAGAACCTGCAGATGGCCGGCTTCGTGTTGCGGCGCGACACCCGGCAGCTGAAAGCGCGGCTGGACGACGCCTATGCGATCTTCCCTCGCATCGCCGAGCGCCGCGACCAGCGGGCGGGCACGCTGTCCGGCGGCGAGCAGCAGCAGCTGGCGCTGTGCAAGGCGCTGATCCTGCGACCGACCGTGCTCTGCATCGACGAGCTCTCGCTCGGGTTGGCGCCGACCGTGGTCGCGACACTGCTCGAGTCGTTGGAGTCGATCCGCGCGACCGGTGTCGCCCTCGTGCTCGTCGAGCAGAGCCTCAACGTGGCCGCGTCGATCTGCGAACGTGCGGTGTTCATGGAGAAGGGCGCGATCAGGTTCGAGGGTCGTACGGCGGACCTGATCGAGCGCGACGACCTGGCTCGCGCCGTCTTCCTCGGGGCAACGCCCACGGAGTCACCGGCGCCGCGCCAGCGTTCCCGGCGTACGACGAGGGCCGCCACCAAGAAGCCGGCGCGATGA
- a CDS encoding TetR/AcrR family transcriptional regulator: MTEPLEPLEATSASWVERAADRSPSVQRSRTRSVKRAQQLVEAAKRLVLEKGSAFTTQELVKEAGIAVQTFYKYFEGKDQVLLAVFEELISEACAGLETAARELPDPVSRLRFYIRSIVLAINDRGDGGPRFITSEHWRLHQLYPAELARATGGFARLLLPEIRAAQETGALRPANAEYDAWLIQQLVISVFHHYEYASHPESAETIGDRLWDFCFAALGGRADGAAPVSSRRSVRRRS; this comes from the coding sequence ATGACCGAGCCGCTCGAGCCGCTCGAAGCCACGTCGGCTTCGTGGGTCGAGCGCGCTGCGGACCGCTCGCCGTCGGTGCAGCGATCGCGAACCCGCAGCGTCAAGCGCGCTCAGCAGCTCGTCGAGGCGGCGAAGCGGCTGGTGCTGGAGAAAGGCTCGGCGTTCACCACGCAGGAGCTGGTCAAAGAGGCGGGCATCGCCGTACAGACCTTCTACAAGTACTTCGAAGGCAAGGACCAGGTCCTGCTCGCGGTCTTCGAAGAGCTCATCTCCGAGGCGTGCGCCGGCCTCGAGACGGCCGCGCGCGAGCTGCCGGACCCGGTCTCCCGGCTGCGCTTCTACATCCGCTCGATCGTGCTCGCCATCAACGATCGCGGCGACGGAGGTCCGCGGTTCATCACCAGCGAGCACTGGCGGCTGCATCAGCTCTACCCGGCTGAGCTGGCGCGCGCGACCGGTGGGTTCGCCCGGCTGTTGCTGCCGGAAATCCGTGCCGCTCAGGAGACCGGTGCGCTGCGACCGGCGAACGCGGAGTACGACGCGTGGCTGATCCAGCAGCTGGTGATATCGGTGTTCCACCACTACGAGTACGCCTCGCACCCGGAGTCGGCGGAGACGATCGGCGACCGGCTCTGGGACTTCTGCTTCGCGGCACTCGGCGGCCGAGCTGACGGTGCCGCGCCGGTGTCGTCCAGGCGGTCCGTCAGACGTCGAAGCTGA
- a CDS encoding OB-fold domain-containing protein — translation MSDRPVPVPDEVSAPHWQAAANHQLTIARCSECGSFSHPPDVVCEHCGSVTPQFRFMPVDGAGVVRSWTVVRQAFLPGFDTPYRLVDVELDAQAGLRLVARLLDDLDVQLTIGARVRVSFEDIADGVSVPAFRLAP, via the coding sequence GTGAGCGACCGGCCGGTCCCCGTCCCGGACGAGGTGTCCGCGCCACACTGGCAGGCCGCTGCCAACCATCAGCTCACGATCGCCCGGTGCAGTGAGTGCGGTTCGTTCAGCCATCCCCCGGACGTGGTCTGCGAGCACTGCGGCTCGGTGACACCGCAGTTCCGGTTCATGCCCGTCGACGGCGCCGGGGTGGTCAGGTCGTGGACGGTCGTGCGGCAGGCGTTCCTGCCGGGCTTTGACACGCCGTACCGGCTGGTCGACGTCGAGCTCGACGCCCAGGCCGGCCTGCGGCTCGTCGCCCGCCTCCTCGACGACCTCGACGTCCAGCTGACGATCGGTGCGCGAGTCCGGGTCAGCTTCGAAGACATCGCGGACGGCGTGTCCGTGCCCGCGTTCCGGTTGGCGCCATGA
- a CDS encoding alpha/beta hydrolase family protein: protein MTRRPLSTACLLLALVTLSLAVVATISSAAPAPAPHLRSGHGLHVTAVRRVDAREVNATVDTAALGKPVNVRVLLPTGYASHVARRYPTLFLYAGTGENANSWTAYGDIEGLTRSLPLIVVMPDVGFGVGDGWFSNWLDRHTSLGPNQWETFQVRELIPWVDENFRTVADRSGRAVAGLSQGGFGSMVAATRHPDLFVSAAAFSGAVDIAYGNLKPLFQSFPISTTISDFVPPFSIFGSLPRHEVNWQGHDPTTLVTNLRGMDVHLYTGNGLPGPYDKPQFIPLGAVEVLAHAETHQMYDHAVATHVPIKLTDYGAGTHSFPYWIHDMRSYLPELMRVFARNAQPPREVSYEATAPRWSQWGWSVADRRTVAEQFTALEHAGRAGFTLAGHGTATVTTPVFYGPGEEIATTVRHGASARHLTLIADEAGRLRLRIALPAEVSFDV from the coding sequence ATGACGCGGCGGCCGCTCAGCACCGCGTGCCTGCTACTGGCTCTCGTGACGCTCAGCCTGGCAGTCGTTGCGACGATCAGCTCCGCCGCGCCGGCTCCGGCACCGCATCTGCGAAGCGGTCACGGCCTGCACGTCACCGCGGTGCGCCGGGTCGACGCGCGCGAGGTCAACGCCACCGTCGACACCGCCGCGCTCGGCAAGCCGGTGAATGTCCGAGTGCTCCTGCCGACCGGCTACGCCTCTCACGTCGCTCGCCGCTATCCCACGCTCTTCCTCTACGCGGGGACCGGCGAGAACGCCAACTCGTGGACGGCGTACGGCGACATCGAAGGTCTCACCCGGAGCCTGCCGCTGATCGTCGTGATGCCGGATGTGGGCTTCGGTGTCGGCGACGGGTGGTTCTCCAACTGGCTGGACCGGCACACGTCGTTGGGGCCGAACCAGTGGGAGACGTTTCAGGTCCGGGAGCTGATCCCCTGGGTCGACGAGAACTTCCGAACCGTGGCTGACCGCTCGGGACGTGCGGTCGCGGGTCTTTCGCAAGGCGGGTTCGGGTCGATGGTCGCTGCCACCCGGCATCCGGACCTGTTCGTCTCCGCTGCGGCGTTCTCGGGTGCGGTCGACATCGCCTACGGCAACCTCAAGCCGCTGTTCCAATCCTTTCCGATCAGCACGACCATCAGCGACTTCGTCCCTCCGTTTTCCATCTTCGGATCGCTCCCGCGGCACGAGGTCAACTGGCAGGGCCACGATCCGACCACGCTGGTCACCAACCTCCGCGGCATGGACGTACACCTCTACACCGGCAATGGCCTGCCGGGACCGTACGACAAGCCGCAGTTCATCCCGCTCGGCGCCGTCGAAGTGCTGGCGCACGCCGAGACCCACCAGATGTACGACCACGCGGTCGCTACCCACGTCCCGATCAAGCTCACCGACTACGGCGCAGGGACGCACAGCTTCCCGTACTGGATCCACGACATGCGCAGCTACCTGCCGGAGCTGATGCGCGTGTTCGCCCGCAACGCGCAGCCGCCGCGCGAGGTCAGCTATGAGGCCACGGCGCCGCGCTGGAGCCAGTGGGGCTGGTCGGTTGCCGACCGCCGCACGGTCGCGGAACAGTTCACCGCGCTCGAGCACGCCGGCCGGGCCGGCTTCACCCTGGCCGGGCACGGTACGGCGACGGTGACGACGCCGGTGTTCTACGGGCCGGGCGAGGAGATCGCGACGACAGTGCGGCATGGTGCGAGCGCGCGCCACCTGACGCTGATCGCTGACGAGGCCGGCCGCCTGAGGCTACGGATCGCCCTGCCGGCGGAAGTCAGCTTCGACGTCTGA
- a CDS encoding CoA transferase gives MDELAFDGIKVVELAQWVFVPSAGALLADWGADVIHIEPLTGDPYRGLMTQGIGAGRAGVNLSMALANRNKRSLAIDVRSESGREVFGRLLESADVLLTSLRPRALARLGLDAEEVRARYPRLVYARGHGYGARGPDADQAGYDASAFWARGGLAHILSPQDSDYPISQRGAMGDRNGAMALAFAISAALLRRERTGEGGVVDVSLLATAMWTLSSDVLAALGGDEPVRVSGRGSTPNPLVGVYRTKDGRHIQLVFLEGDRYWSAFCDLIGRADLAGDERFADLAARRQHSAECVDALDAVFAERTYAEWKSLLSGLDAPWAPVQAVTELVDDPQVTANGYVGDVTLDDGTTYRLPNVPVQFDGEPAQQRRAPEHGEHTEAILAELGYDWDAIIAMKDAGAIL, from the coding sequence GTGGATGAGCTCGCCTTCGACGGCATCAAGGTCGTCGAGCTGGCCCAGTGGGTGTTCGTCCCCTCTGCCGGGGCGTTGCTCGCCGACTGGGGCGCCGACGTCATCCACATCGAGCCGCTGACCGGCGACCCGTATCGCGGGCTGATGACGCAGGGCATCGGTGCCGGGCGCGCCGGGGTGAACCTCTCGATGGCGCTGGCCAACCGCAACAAGCGCTCGCTGGCGATCGACGTGCGAAGTGAGTCAGGCCGGGAGGTGTTCGGCCGCCTGCTCGAGTCGGCGGACGTCCTGCTCACCAGCCTGCGGCCGCGGGCGTTGGCGCGGTTGGGGCTCGACGCCGAGGAGGTCCGGGCTCGGTACCCGAGGCTGGTGTACGCGCGGGGCCACGGGTACGGAGCGCGCGGGCCCGATGCCGATCAGGCCGGCTACGACGCGTCGGCGTTCTGGGCGCGCGGCGGACTGGCCCACATCCTGTCGCCGCAGGACAGTGACTACCCGATCAGCCAGCGCGGCGCGATGGGTGACCGCAACGGCGCCATGGCGCTGGCGTTTGCGATCTCGGCGGCACTGTTGCGGCGCGAGCGGACCGGCGAGGGCGGTGTCGTCGACGTCTCGCTGCTCGCCACGGCGATGTGGACGCTGTCCTCCGACGTACTCGCCGCTCTCGGTGGTGACGAGCCGGTGCGGGTCAGTGGTCGTGGATCGACCCCCAACCCGCTGGTCGGCGTCTACCGCACCAAGGACGGCCGACACATCCAGTTGGTCTTCCTCGAAGGTGACCGGTACTGGTCGGCGTTCTGCGACCTGATCGGCCGGGCGGACCTTGCCGGCGACGAGCGTTTCGCGGACCTTGCGGCACGCCGGCAACACAGTGCCGAGTGCGTGGACGCGCTCGACGCGGTGTTCGCCGAGCGGACGTACGCCGAATGGAAGTCGTTGCTCTCGGGTCTCGACGCGCCCTGGGCACCCGTCCAGGCGGTGACCGAGCTGGTCGACGATCCGCAGGTGACCGCGAACGGCTATGTCGGCGACGTCACCCTCGATGACGGCACGACCTACCGGCTGCCCAACGTTCCCGTTCAGTTCGACGGCGAGCCCGCACAGCAGCGTCGAGCCCCCGAGCACGGCGAGCACACAGAGGCGATCCTGGCCGAGCTCGGCTACGACTGGGACGCCATCATCGCGATGAAGGACGCCGGGGCGATCCTGTGA